From one Pontibacillus sp. HMF3514 genomic stretch:
- a CDS encoding efflux RND transporter permease subunit: MKLVDTSVKRPVGVFMIVVAILALGFVSLRDLTIDLYPEIDLPIAVVSTSYEDAAPQEVEKLVSRPIESAVSSIEGMDTVQSQSQPGTSMVIMMFNNGVDLDNALLDVREKVDQVKGMLPEGANEPSVLRFDPQQIPVMWLGLTGKDKAKLQTLAEDRLVPYFERQGGVGSVSIEGGQTREVQVELKRSQLAKFGLTSQTLVQAINAANQSTSAGVIEKGDQDLQVRIEGEFESVEDIRDTIITTPTGAQLELQDVANIEDTFKDVTSITTVNGESSVVLSVLKKTDGNTVEVADNMYAAMEDMKEDLPDDVNLDIVFDTSTFIKQSIDSVVQNIILGGIFSVLVLLLFLKSIRATIVIGISIPIAIISTFTLMYFTGNTLNVLTMGGLALGIGMMVDSSIVILENIVSYRQHGYTLKEAAKEGASELAPAVIASTTTTLVVFLPIVFVEGIASELFTPLALTVSFALVASLIVSITLIPMLSSKLLTKAMQDNGRRYWFDRFMDRVNGGYRSTLRWVLNHRKTTVFGTLLAVVASLAITPLLGTEFIPQSDQGQIEITVEAPSGTSLQGTEDITNQIDEKIQPYEEIIESNYLSIGGGGFEGFSSTSNEATYTIQLIPPDDRERTTAEVMQAIDSDLKNIVGAEITVSEMAAGIGGGSPVSIQINGDDYDVLKELAQQVTWVISNVEGVHNPESSASEGRPEIQVEVDRKKAAQYGLTYQQVMTQVQMGFSGQVTTRFRESGDEIDVRLMLPEEERQTISDLETLKIQTQEGTMIPLATVAELKQVQGPVTLLRENQQRQVNVTSDIVDRDLGSITADIREELSTMNFPEGYSYKIGGQAEDMAESFGDLALALVFSIFLVYAVMAIQFENFLYPFVIMFSMPATVVGVLGGLFITGLPLSIPAVIGVIMLAGIVVNNAIVLVDYINIVRRRGVDRFEAILEAGPSRMRPILMTTLTTVLGMIPLALGLGQGAEAQQPMAVTIIFGLTVSSFFTLLLIPVVYTYLDDLSGKVVGFFQKRSKKKEESVTE, from the coding sequence GTGAAACTCGTCGATACCTCCGTCAAACGACCAGTTGGGGTGTTCATGATCGTTGTCGCGATTTTGGCACTTGGTTTCGTATCCCTACGAGACCTTACAATCGACCTCTATCCAGAGATTGATCTCCCAATTGCGGTCGTTTCAACAAGCTATGAAGACGCAGCACCACAGGAAGTAGAAAAACTTGTCAGCCGACCGATCGAATCAGCGGTTAGCTCGATTGAAGGAATGGATACCGTACAATCGCAATCCCAGCCAGGAACATCCATGGTTATTATGATGTTCAATAACGGTGTTGATCTTGATAACGCACTCCTAGACGTCCGTGAAAAAGTCGACCAGGTAAAAGGTATGCTGCCAGAAGGAGCGAATGAACCGAGCGTACTTCGTTTTGACCCACAGCAGATCCCAGTTATGTGGTTAGGACTCACAGGTAAGGATAAAGCAAAACTTCAAACACTAGCAGAGGATCGCCTCGTCCCATACTTTGAACGACAAGGTGGAGTCGGCTCTGTAAGCATTGAAGGTGGTCAAACACGCGAGGTGCAAGTAGAACTGAAACGATCCCAACTCGCCAAGTTCGGTCTAACATCCCAAACACTCGTTCAGGCCATCAACGCCGCCAACCAATCGACATCAGCCGGCGTGATTGAAAAAGGCGACCAGGATCTACAAGTTCGAATTGAAGGTGAGTTTGAATCCGTTGAAGACATACGTGACACAATCATCACGACACCTACGGGAGCACAACTCGAACTCCAAGATGTCGCAAATATCGAAGACACTTTCAAAGACGTAACATCCATAACAACCGTAAATGGAGAATCATCCGTTGTTCTGTCTGTGTTGAAAAAGACAGATGGAAACACAGTAGAAGTAGCAGATAATATGTATGCGGCAATGGAGGATATGAAAGAGGATCTACCTGATGACGTCAATCTCGACATCGTGTTTGATACCTCCACGTTCATCAAGCAATCCATTGATTCCGTGGTACAAAATATCATTCTCGGAGGCATTTTCTCTGTTCTTGTATTACTTCTATTCCTGAAAAGTATCCGAGCAACGATCGTTATCGGGATCTCTATTCCAATTGCGATCATCTCAACGTTCACGCTGATGTACTTTACAGGCAACACCTTAAACGTACTAACCATGGGTGGATTAGCTTTAGGAATCGGTATGATGGTGGACAGCTCCATCGTAATTTTAGAAAATATCGTTTCATATAGACAGCATGGATACACATTAAAAGAAGCGGCAAAAGAGGGTGCATCCGAATTAGCGCCAGCCGTTATCGCATCAACGACTACAACACTCGTCGTCTTTTTACCGATTGTTTTCGTAGAAGGAATCGCATCCGAACTGTTCACGCCGCTCGCGTTAACTGTATCGTTTGCCTTAGTCGCATCCCTGATCGTGTCCATCACGCTCATCCCGATGCTATCTTCTAAACTATTAACAAAAGCCATGCAAGACAACGGCCGTCGTTACTGGTTTGATCGATTCATGGATCGCGTGAATGGCGGATATCGCTCAACGCTACGATGGGTGCTGAACCATCGTAAAACAACTGTATTCGGAACACTTTTGGCTGTTGTAGCAAGTTTAGCGATCACGCCACTACTCGGAACGGAATTTATCCCGCAATCTGACCAAGGACAAATCGAAATCACAGTCGAAGCGCCTAGCGGTACATCGCTACAAGGCACAGAAGACATCACGAACCAAATCGATGAAAAGATACAACCATATGAAGAAATTATAGAATCAAATTATCTGAGCATTGGTGGCGGGGGTTTTGAAGGTTTCTCTTCTACGTCCAACGAGGCTACCTACACGATTCAGCTCATCCCACCTGATGATCGCGAACGTACAACAGCTGAAGTGATGCAGGCGATCGATTCAGATTTGAAAAATATCGTAGGAGCAGAGATTACCGTAAGTGAGATGGCTGCCGGTATTGGAGGTGGATCACCAGTGTCCATCCAGATTAATGGTGATGACTACGACGTTTTAAAAGAACTCGCACAACAAGTGACCTGGGTTATCTCTAATGTGGAAGGGGTGCACAATCCAGAATCATCCGCATCAGAAGGACGACCAGAAATCCAAGTGGAGGTTGACCGAAAGAAAGCAGCTCAATACGGCTTAACCTACCAGCAAGTCATGACTCAGGTGCAAATGGGCTTTAGCGGTCAGGTCACAACACGTTTCCGTGAAAGTGGCGACGAAATCGATGTTCGCTTAATGCTACCGGAAGAAGAGCGCCAAACAATCAGTGACTTAGAAACACTAAAAATCCAAACGCAGGAAGGCACGATGATCCCACTTGCGACAGTAGCCGAACTAAAACAAGTGCAGGGACCAGTAACACTTTTACGTGAAAACCAGCAACGTCAGGTTAACGTAACAAGTGACATTGTCGATCGAGACCTAGGAAGCATAACAGCGGACATTCGCGAAGAGCTAAGTACGATGAACTTCCCTGAAGGTTACTCCTACAAAATCGGAGGCCAGGCAGAAGACATGGCTGAATCCTTCGGTGATTTAGCTCTTGCACTCGTGTTCTCTATATTCCTTGTATATGCCGTTATGGCGATCCAATTCGAGAACTTCCTATATCCATTTGTGATCATGTTCTCTATGCCAGCAACCGTGGTCGGTGTACTCGGTGGATTATTTATAACAGGATTACCGCTCAGTATCCCAGCCGTCATCGGAGTCATCATGCTCGCCGGAATCGTAGTAAACAACGCAATCGTACTCGTGGACTACATCAACATCGTCCGCAGACGAGGCGTCGATCGCTTCGAAGCCATTTTAGAAGCAGGACCAAGCCGTATGCGCCCAATCCTGATGACAACACTCACAACCGTACTCGGTATGATCCCACTGGCTCTAGGACTAGGCCAAGGAGCCGAAGCACAACAACCAATGGCCGTAACGATCATCTTCGGTCTGACGGTATCGAGCTTCTTCACACTACTCCTAATCCCAGTAGTGTACACATACCTAGATGACCTATCAGGAAAAGTTGTAGGATTCTTTCAGAAGAGATCGAAAAAGAAAGAAGAGAGCGTGACAGAATAA
- a CDS encoding efflux RND transporter periplasmic adaptor subunit, with translation MKKNLIMGLMLLAMLIISACSQETQSGEEKEERITPVETALVSKGDLQVEKEVIGRAMPDTNIGIVPKANGELVELNVARGDTVEKGQIIGRVDAGNAQDNVELQEIALRQARSQLKSAQNQKDQAQQGLQDAQERLKQAEIQNDSNDTSSSVSVENALIQFQDAQRNEQRMKQLYEEGAVSLQKYEQAQVQAQQAGNQLEQARKSLQTGNSSGQSSLQQAKIGVTQAQQQLDNAQISVEQAQLQVEQAQVQLRQARNQAADTSITATATGEVVQVNAEVGDMVSNQQPIATVVNLNPIKVEATVAAEELPLFEKDKDIPAYINPIELDEQANVSYISPVTNDSGLYPIEAIIANSNSQIKPGMMVTLQLPEITVENSILVPTSAVVEENDEAFVYIIEEERAKKTPVTIKRTQSDITAVKGELSEGDQVVIKGQLTLADGNKVSIMKEDE, from the coding sequence GTGAAGAAAAATCTCATCATGGGTCTCATGCTACTGGCGATGCTCATCATCAGCGCATGCTCACAAGAAACCCAATCAGGCGAAGAAAAAGAAGAGAGAATTACACCTGTAGAAACGGCACTCGTCTCTAAAGGTGATCTTCAAGTAGAAAAAGAAGTCATCGGCCGCGCAATGCCAGACACCAACATCGGCATTGTGCCGAAAGCCAATGGCGAACTGGTTGAACTTAACGTAGCGCGTGGCGATACAGTAGAAAAAGGCCAAATCATCGGCCGTGTAGATGCAGGTAACGCCCAAGATAATGTGGAGCTTCAAGAGATCGCTCTACGTCAGGCACGTTCTCAATTAAAATCTGCACAAAATCAAAAAGATCAAGCACAACAAGGCCTTCAGGATGCACAAGAGCGCCTCAAACAAGCCGAAATCCAAAACGACAGCAATGATACGAGTTCATCCGTAAGTGTAGAAAATGCTCTCATCCAGTTCCAAGACGCCCAACGTAATGAACAGCGCATGAAACAACTATACGAAGAAGGCGCCGTTTCCTTACAAAAATACGAGCAAGCACAAGTGCAAGCTCAACAAGCTGGAAATCAATTAGAACAAGCCCGAAAAAGTCTGCAAACAGGCAACTCATCAGGCCAATCTTCCTTGCAACAAGCGAAAATTGGTGTAACTCAAGCTCAGCAACAATTAGACAATGCACAAATTAGCGTGGAGCAAGCTCAGCTACAAGTTGAACAAGCCCAAGTTCAGTTACGCCAAGCACGTAATCAGGCAGCGGACACATCGATCACAGCTACAGCAACTGGCGAAGTCGTACAAGTGAACGCTGAAGTGGGCGATATGGTCTCTAATCAACAGCCTATCGCAACAGTTGTAAATCTGAATCCAATCAAGGTGGAAGCAACCGTTGCAGCAGAAGAACTTCCGCTTTTTGAAAAAGATAAAGACATCCCAGCGTACATCAACCCGATCGAACTAGACGAACAAGCAAACGTATCATACATTTCACCTGTTACAAACGATAGTGGTCTATATCCAATCGAAGCGATCATAGCGAACTCAAACAGCCAGATCAAACCAGGTATGATGGTCACGCTTCAACTGCCAGAAATCACAGTGGAAAACAGCATCCTAGTCCCGACATCAGCAGTCGTTGAAGAAAATGATGAAGCTTTTGTCTATATCATTGAAGAAGAACGTGCGAAGAAAACCCCTGTCACAATTAAACGTACGCAATCCGATATTACTGCCGTGAAAGGAGAGCTTTCTGAAGGCGACCAGGTCGTGATCAAAGGACAGCTAACCCTTGCAGATGGTAACAAAGTCAGCATTATGAAGGAGGACGAATAA